CCCTTATGGGAACCCCCAGATCTGTTGAGGGTGTAGGTGGTTCTGGTGGCATTTTTGCCTCCAAGAACCGCTTCATGTGACATTTTCTGCGGTGAAGTTGGTTTCTTTGAAGATGCTGAGGATTCTGCTGCTTCCGTTCGGAGTCGTTTGATTGTATTACATGCTATATTTAGGTACACGTTTTTGTTGCTAGCTCTTTTGTACACCGAGAGTTCTTCCTCCAAACCCTACAATTAAAGTACACAGCTACATGCCTGACATGTTACACTGGTAATCAAATCTACAGGTTTGAATCTATTCAGTAGGTGTGTAGCGATATACgcgagcggatcaaaggatcaattttaattagattggtcaGTACTCGGACATAGTTTACAACTAATCTTACTTCATATCAAGTAAAATAATACCCTTCTGAAAACGTCTTCTTCATTATCATACAGAGGTAGACATTCATCAATAATTGTGTTGAGGTATCGCTGTCTCACACTGACTGGCACTTTGCTACCGTATTCTGCTGGAATTGCAGGACGTTTCAAATTTTTCTACAATCAGATAGTTCTCATTTTAAAAGATGAATCACTAGATACTGTGTTTTATATCGCATCCTCTTTTACAAAATTTAGTATCTATTATTGAATATCAAAAGTATAATTATGATAAGAGGAATTGGGTATACAGTGGTCTGtgtgtttctgtgttttggtaTAATGAAAGGCCTTACCACATTGGGTAAGTGAGCTGTGCGTTTCTGCGTTTTGGATGCCGTGGAAATCACTGTTTTTCCATCAACTACTTTGGTCCCCTGTCCTCCATTCTTACTTGAATGAGCAACTCTCTGCTTTCCAGTGGATGAAGATGTTGATGGTTCTTGCTGTGAAAGCATATGTAATGACTTGCTTGTATTACATTTTATGTATTGGACaatatattgaattgttttttTGCTAGCAAACTGTTTAGTACATACCGAACTTCCAGCCTCTTCTTGTGCCTGCTTTTGAATTTTGACAAATCGGTTGTGCATAATCTGAGCAGGAGATAGTTTACTAAGTGGTCTCTCAGGAATCTTTCTGTGTACCTAGaggaaaaataacattttttaataaaacaagaaatttgAGCAATCAATTTACTCGGATAAAAGTAATTATCACAGATATCTGCAATAATAATGACAGCGTTTAACAGTTTAGTACACTGTGCCAGTCAAATTGGTCAATACGTTATATGTATTAACAGATCAATACCTAAAACTTTCAGACCACACCAATGATTGATATAGTTGTATGATATCACCACgatcaaatgaattgaaaacaGGTGCAGAGTGAATAATGACAAGTGATTCACACACCTCTTTGCTTCCTTTGTGAGCAGTCCTCTTTTTCCCAGGCATCGACATACTTTCAGTTTGGTCACCATCACTTTGTTTCTTAAAAAGAgccaaaaatgttaaaataccAAGAAATGtgaatatgattttttaaagacaagTGCTTGTACTTTCTAAGGGTATGTATCATGTACTTCTACATTTAGTTCAGTCTGTGAACAGATATTGTACTTTTCAAAACTTATCATTACAGTGAAACAATACAGCGCCTTCACAATTCAATATGAATTACAATATACTGGAGTTTCAATGTTAGTATTTTCCATTCAATACAAGAACAAGAAAAACTGCCTGAATGATTTGTGGTGTTTGATAATCCGTATCTTACGTGTTACTACCTGCTGATAAAACGGTGAATTTTAATAAGTGATGACACACTCAAGTGCATATTTAACTAAATGACACTAGGTTCGATGCGTTAAACAACATCAATCTGATACgcaattttgtttcaattttatcAACAGTTTTGTATAAATTAAATACAAGTTTGTGTATAACAGTTTCATTTTACAGCAGAGTCTGTATCCTTTGTTTGAGGTTCTGAAGGTATTGTTTTGTCTTATTCAAAAATGGATAGATTTGTATTTCCCTTTTAACAGGAACATTCTCTTCCATTAGGGCTAAAACGATACGCCCCCTCCACGATACggtacatattgcaatacttgtGCCACgatttaattttttcaatacaatacagtttacagaagaaaccaataataacactgaagaaaaatttaattaccaagattcacattcataattttaaaagcaaaatgtttccaaattgCAAAGTGGTTAGCATCGTCAGATACCCATGGGTGATCTCGTCTTGATGAGTAAAAAACGAGATCTGACACCCGTGTGTATCCGAGAGCGGTAAGATGTAATAGTATGTTGGATCTCaggctctgtagtttaaactaaTAATGTTCATTATCATTTTTGTAAGACTCGAAGTAAACAACAGTCTGAACGTTATTTGATGCTATTTTGTCTctcatgcaggtaaaaataatCATTACAGGCCGAACTTGATGTATTCTAATGAACCAGTTTGTATTAAACGTATCAAACCGAAAATtgaggcaatgaatcgaacgTTGAATTGAGGGTTTATATTCAACAGTTttgatatttcggtgaatcgtttcagccccaTTTTCCatgttacaatatttatttCTGTTGATCAAAACATGAATTAGGATGTTGAGACAAAATTCAGATCCAAGTATGACGTTATTGGTGTCCAATTTGAATGCTGACACTAATAAGGCATTCAATTAACACATACAATAAGATCATAAATACTGATGTCTGAACCCTGTTTGGAATTAAACTGTGATGTATTGTTTCAttactttttataaaataaattcattggTAACATACCCTTTCACTATGTTTCTTAGGTGATGGTTTAGAgacattattttcattataaatcCTGAGACATTCCTCGTATGGATCTTCCTCTTCATCGCTGATAAGAGCAGGCACATCATCTTCAATATCGCTGTCTGCACCAAACAAGTCCACATTTAAGTCAATGATCTTCCTTTTTGACCCATTGCTGTCTAGTGACACTGATCTATTCCTTTTCTTGCTCTCTTTTTCTGTAGAGTTTTTATGTGTTTCCTTTGAACCTTTTGATCGAGATTCCTGTTTATTATGCCCACTACTCGAATGTTCTTTCTTTTTGTCTGAAGAATGTTTACTGTGGTCACTTTTGCTGGACTTTTTGTCATGCGATGATTGTTTGATGTGTTTATGATCACGTGAGGATGAGTGCTTTTTCGACGCATCTTTTTCACTGGATGATTTTGCTTTGGAGGAAGATGAGGACGACATGGAGGATTTTTTATGAGAGTGCTTGTGAGGAGATTTGTCTGAGGATGATTGAGAGGATCTTTGTTTCTCAGATGATTTAGAGGAACCATTCATTAAAGCCTTGCTTGAAGATGTCCTAGACGATGAGTTTTCTTTAGATTTTGAAGATGAACTGTGTTTTGAGGACTTTAAGGATTCTATTTTTGTAACCTTTTCCTTGGGGTGATGACCATTTTTCTTTGACATCTTATTCAATGAAGACTCTGAGGATTTGTCAtgatttgaagatttttcaCTTCTTGATTTTTTTGCACGAGTTTTTGTTTCAGATGATGATTTTTTTGAATTTGATAAATTCTTGTCTGTATCACTTGGTTTATGGGCCATAACTGGCATAAGCAAACTTTCAAAAACTTTCACATCTGTGATCATTGAATTCTTTAATGAATCTTCCTCTTCATTTTCAACTGAACTATCTCGTTCATCTTCCATTGCTAGATGTTTAATCTCTTCGTCATCTTCCTCATCATTACTAAATGCTCCAATATCACTTTGACCTTCCTCACTGTCAGCCATTAGTGCCTCTGAATCTCCTTTGGCTTTTTTGGCAGGATGATTAAAGTCTGGTGTGGTGGGGTCATATGTAAAGGGTCGTTTAATGGCCATCGGCTGGGAAGGCTCAAGTATGCATGCTGTAGAGAAGTTACTCTGTGGATCATATTCttgatcattttcattttctacagCATGTGCTTGATATTTGGAGGGACTAGGTTTCAACTGATTGATAGGTGTGGGGTTATACTCGGGGACATCTCTTGCTTCTGGCGTGTAAGTTTGTTTCTCAACACTGTCAACAACTGGTTCACCAGTATACTTGTTCACTTTCTGAATGGGTTTGGGTATCGTTAATTTTGGTCTTTGTGACTTCAGAGATATTTTGTCTGTTGGTTTGTATTTCTTGCAATTTGATTTCACTTCTACTGTGTACTCTGAGGATGATTGGGCCACCATTGGTTCACCAGTATACTTGTTCACAGTTTCATGTTCCCCTGGTTGAACTTCCACACATGTCTTTTCTGGGGGTAAAACCTCAGGTTCCCCAGTGTATTTGTTCACTTTAACCTGCTCTCCTGTTGAAACAGATGGCCCACTACCTGGAGTCCAGTTACAGTCATACTGTGCATCAGAATACCCACTGCTTGTAGCTTTACTTTGAGGTTTCTctgaaatttcaacaaaacaacCATACTGATCATATTACTGTAGATTTTGTAAGACATCATAATTTCTAGAACAATTGCAAATATCCAATTATCAACTGTGGAGATATATACAtcaataatgaaattcatctgaATTTTAAGTTAGGCATATCTATTCTATGTACActaaattcaaacaatatattATGTATAGTATTTGGAATGATGCACCCCAACCTACTATTAAGAACATGTCAACTATTTCccctaatccgagattcctctgactatTACCCCCGCTtctatattgtgacatgtgcagGGGAGAGTCCGAGCGGACTTCATATTGAAAAGTAGGAATTCAGCGACAcaagctggtgtcgctgctttacctacctcttacaactttatttcacagatctatcttccaagacgcgaggattcagttatcagTAGGTTATTCTACATATACATCGTAATTAATACAATGCTATCGCCGTTAAACAATGGAATTTTATGTGTTCATGTGCTGACATCATGTGCAAAGAAATTGAATGGCGAGGCGgtgacctaattcaagtgatgcttcatttgtcgGTGTTATGGCTGTTTAAACAGCGATAGCATTGTATCAATCATGATCTAcatgtagaataatcttccgataaagGAATCCTCGCATCTAGGATGATAGATCCCCGAAATAAAGTTATAAGAGGTACGTAAAGCAGCAACACCAGTTGGTGTTGCttaattcccacttttcaatatggagtccgctccgactctcccccgcacatgtcacaatataaaagtgggggcaagagtcagaggaatcgaCTTCTACTAAGCATTTAAGACTTTTCATGCAGAAACATCATACATGGATCATGATGAATatctgaatttgttaatttcctATAAATAAATGCCTTTATCAAATTATCTTTGTCATGGATTCAGCTCTTATCAGTTCCATGAATAACCACCAATTCATAAAGCCAATTCTAAACATTGTATAGATTACTGTAAATCATTTACGTGAAATAATATAGAAAAACAGTCTgcaaacattatttattttatgcacTATTTCTCCAATGAATGACAAGAAAACTTGTAAGCGTTCTGCTACCTAATTCCTCCGTTTTCACATGTCGGTAGTGGCAATATGGACGTTCACAGAGTCCACTGGCAAAAAATGGACAGTTGAAGCCGCGGAAATACCCCCCACTGGAGAACATGCTTCTGTAGTCAAACACATGCACAGATATAACATAAGCTTTAGATTTAAACCCCCTTACATACTACATATTTATACTAATGACAGCTTTCACGATGAACAAgcaagtaatggaaataaagtAGTAGTTTCgtattttataaattttgttcATGTAGGTCAAACCAATTACTATCAGTTTCTTAAATTTCCATAAATCGATcctgttttgaaatattgaagAAAAGTATTCAAACAATTTAATctcttcatatttcatatcttttaaATTCTATACCCACGATGCATTATTAAAAATGTCAGCGCCCATGATATTTTAATCTGCAGGGGTCGATTGTGTCCGTCGATTTTCTTGGAAAGAACTTTCACATACATCTCCTCTTAGAAAGGAATGATATAGACAAACTATTGATTTATTGCCATCTTTAAGTAAGTTTTGTTATTTGAACGGAATTGTATTAGTTTATTCTTTAACATATGAATCAGACCagatcattatttattttttatgatttactttcattttattcTCGTACTAATATATCAggcaaaaaatgatttttaaaacttaaaattttaTCTTGATGCAGGGACTTTTTACGTTCCTCAATAACAGGCTGATACAAGTCTTGTGAAATAAGACTGGGAAGGGTCGTGTACATGTACGTAGTTAATaatatttatatcaaatatgttgACAATATTCTACCGTTATAGCGAGCGCTGCTGCATATACACGGCCCGGTCCATGGAATTACCGGAAACACCGTAAACACCAGGTAATTCCCGAAAACACCAATAAaagtaccgaaaacaccaatgtATTATAAAAAAACACCTCTATTATGATAGTTCATGcctgtaaatacatatatccGAAGTGTCATTCATATTGAAGGAGAACTGAATGAGCTATGGCTGATTTTATGTCTTGTATTTCAGACTGCATTTATCGGCGCCATTGGCGAATTCAAATTCGACATGACtatgatttatgtattttaacaagcataaatccaaaataaaagttatatttatTAACCCAATATcactggagagagagagagagaggcagtTAAATTTCGAATGCAAGCACTTTCACTTATATATGCGGATATAGTTTTCATCCGCTCAAACTGTCTCAGTTTCCCCTTctgacttcaatttcttaattaaatcgtgcagtgggtaggtcgctacaaggATAATTTTCAAGCTTTCATATTACTcactccgattctacgtgcctgtaatcaatatttaaggatgtaaaacctcagtgtcaaatgcaactagttcatgaaaaaaagactaatattaatataaacaaaaatgacTTAAACGATTTGCATTTGAGTTGCTtctattcatatacgctattgattatcaaaagttttaatttctatatgaaataatttttaatttagatGTATTGAATAATGAAAGCAACATCGAGAGAGAGAACATCGGTAATTattgattataatatacatgtattatgcagatacgggaagtttaaaaagttcagtataaatcttttACGTACAATTTCTTtgtgattaattatccatcccctttcattctaataattctttttatttcccaatttgttttctttacattttaaattttacgGCTGTTAagagtagggggggggggggggcactccgtcattagtcctaacccggaccgggttaggactaatgacggagtgccccccccccccccccccctttctaaaTCGATGTTACATGCTaagctgtctatctccctctcagtcaaaaataaatacaagctATACTACAACTTAATTGGATTTACCGGTACTGGATAATTTTTCGATATAACCTTTattttccatcttcgctagccaagattattcgtccacaaaggcacagttgacccaaAATCCATGGCTAGCCgagatgagatgaattttacccctgtattatgttataacttaccaaaacctagtacgtttgttttacaactttcattcagaagacgggcaagtttgtgagtcactataaataaacgagaaaacgtctgcatttttatttcaatcgttgtcaattgaatattttgtgatatttcaagactacatgtaacgggcggatccaggaattgcagttacgggaggcgccactttatgaggcaggggatctgggggccgccttgaggtgGGGGCCCAGTAGGTGAAGCGcccggattttacagattttatagggcttggaATATATCTCCTATCTAAGTCATTTATACTATTTTCCatcatttctaataaggtgaaattagtaaaatgtcgcaaattttaaggatttttggaaaaaatcaaGCTCTcccaataaaataattcaagaaatcaaaatattatgtcatttatttctccgtgACTGGAAGatattattgcttcttttattgtttagtacatctatctaaacaagataccacgatttaccttaaatttgaaaatgcgccggttacaccccc
This genomic window from Ostrea edulis chromosome 4, xbOstEdul1.1, whole genome shotgun sequence contains:
- the LOC125671260 gene encoding RNA exonuclease 1 homolog; the encoded protein is MFSSGGYFRGFNCPFFASGLCERPYCHYRHVKTEELEKPQSKATSSGYSDAQYDCNWTPGSGPSVSTGEQVKVNKYTGEPEVLPPEKTCVEVQPGEHETVNKYTGEPMVAQSSSEYTVEVKSNCKKYKPTDKISLKSQRPKLTIPKPIQKVNKYTGEPVVDSVEKQTYTPEARDVPEYNPTPINQLKPSPSKYQAHAVENENDQEYDPQSNFSTACILEPSQPMAIKRPFTYDPTTPDFNHPAKKAKGDSEALMADSEEGQSDIGAFSNDEEDDEEIKHLAMEDERDSSVENEEEDSLKNSMITDVKVFESLLMPVMAHKPSDTDKNLSNSKKSSSETKTRAKKSRSEKSSNHDKSSESSLNKMSKKNGHHPKEKVTKIESLKSSKHSSSSKSKENSSSRTSSSKALMNGSSKSSEKQRSSQSSSDKSPHKHSHKKSSMSSSSSSKAKSSSEKDASKKHSSSRDHKHIKQSSHDKKSSKSDHSKHSSDKKKEHSSSGHNKQESRSKGSKETHKNSTEKESKKRNRSVSLDSNGSKRKIIDLNVDLFGADSDIEDDVPALISDEEEDPYEECLRIYNENNVSKPSPKKHSERKQSDGDQTESMSMPGKKRTAHKGSKEVHRKIPERPLSKLSPAQIMHNRFVKIQKQAQEEAGSSQEPSTSSSTGKQRVAHSSKNGGQGTKVVDGKTVISTASKTQKRTAHLPNVKNLKRPAIPAEYGSKVPVSVRQRYLNTIIDECLPLYDNEEDVFRRGLEEELSVYKRASNKNVYLNIACNTIKRLRTEAAESSASSKKPTSPQKMSHEAVLGGKNATRTTYTLNRSGGSHKGPIEDFKGRELYDRLAKHKLTEEQLRENGFPRPDPDNSSQAKVYTTSQQEQNSAKLKTYEKICVRCGKRFMVFPNGTYAHEEECCYHWGKAWKKKIAGYIETRYTCCQGDLGAEGCQIAKYHCHETNKWENRTGYMRTLPCSPVPDGDYGVYAMDCEMVYTQGGVELARVTVTDSENQSVFETLVRPDRKIIDHNTRFSGITAEDMEGVTTNLRDVQAVLLSLFTEKTILIGHSLESDLAAVKIIHDTVVDTSVVFPHRLGPPYKRALKTLMAEYLKKIIQDDVGGHDSREDAVSCMELMQWRIKEDARKEPRCS